GCACTCTGGTGATCACAGATTTATTTTGGTGGCCTTGTTCCTCACCAAACGTTGTTTGCGTAGCAGTagagcagcaacacacacagccaacaCCAGGCCCTGGAGAATGATGAGCCCATCCTTCATCCTGGTCCTGTGCAGAGCCTCTTTCTCATTAAGGGGTCCTGTGAGAGGAAAGGTGTGACCTGAAACAGACCTCTGTAAATCATCTTTGcataatgtgtctgtgtgtctgcacgAGATATTTGTTGTCCCAGCCACTTACTGGCAACTTGAACCGCAGTCCCAGGTCCCCATTTATTGTTCATCTTGCAGAAGTACACTCCGCTGTCCTTTATGTTCACCTTATGGAGTTGGAGGATGGCCATTTGATTCACACTGGTGTTAGTATAGCGAATCTTATTGTTTTCTGCCgttaacttgttttttttttcaagctcGTCATACTTATCAGCCTTGTACCACTCTACGCTGACTGACTGAGCAATCCCAAAGGTGTACACACAGTAAATGCCCAAGTTGCGTCCGACTGGCACACCATAGAACCGGGGCTTCTGGATGATAATTTCCGCAGAGTCTGAGGCCACTGAGCAGACAAAAGAAGGTTGAGGGACATTGTGACACAGTTACAGCAGCAGTGTAggttcaagtctcaagcaagtcccaagttagttgtggtgagaatcaaacaagtcaagtccctgctataagtcaagcaaTTTAAGTTgagtcattgctcaggtcaagcaagtcacaagtcaagtcatatgtcacatacagcaaacatctcctcacgatccgctagctacatgtcctctgaatatgctgtgaaaaagtccggcctctgtaggcagccctggctccgcaaatggcaacaacaTTTGGGttcaggctgcaccaaccagccagcgcgagaccagcgaaagcaagcacacacacatgaacgcggtgcccatgtctcacggtctcgcgcaagcgcccACACGTGAATGCGGTGCACAGacaggcagtcagagctacaggctacagtgagggtaaaaacagagttcaaatgacgtttttccaaacaactttttatgtcggggcttcaggacacttggatcactacggacgagcagtatggagatattgaTATACACTTAGCGTGcctttaatattgaattaaagccaagtcctttcgagtcatctgtctcaagtcaaagtcaagtctcaagtcatgaatacaaagtcaaagtcaagtcgagtcttttatcaacgttagtcaagcaagtctcaagtcatcatatttgcgactcgagtctgactcgagtcaagtcatgtgactcgagtcccccatCTCTGGTAATAACAAAGTCAAAGATGCTTTACATAGAACAGTGTAAAAAACAGTATTCACAAGGTATGTATTCTAACTCTTTAATGCATTGATTAATCCAACCTAAAGCTGCATCACTGTACACATTAAAGTTGTggtgattttgttgtttaagtCTATTTAAGTCTGTATGTGatggtttgtttttaatgtttactCCATTATCTTTCTCATATATGCagtatattaaaataataagtcTTTGTCTCAGAGGACAACTTCCTCTTTCCCGCCAGATGGCCAGGAAGTATTGGTACTGTGGAGTCAAAAATAACATGCAAAACACTTGTATGCATTGTATCCGTGGTTAAACAGTCATAAAAAGTACTATTAAATAACTACGAAAAGCATTACCAAACAATTAGGTTAATTTAAGTGCTGCACTAACATTCAGCGTTTCACAAATGTTAATATAAACACCaagactgttgttgttttttgcatcATTCTCATTTTTCAGTCACTTATCAAATTGATCATATTGCATTAAGAGTTTATATTTACCTGAGATACTGATCAAAGCGAGTCCACAGCATCCAGCCAGTAACCAGCGCATGATGAcatgcagaagaagaaaaaagctaTTTCAAATGCTGTCGTCCAAACGTTCGTCTACGTCTCTCTGCAGGCATGAAGGTGTTGTGAACCAGAGAAGAAGTGTCTGCACCAGTGAGTGTGCTGTCTGTCACCACACAGGCAAATAAGGGGAAAAGCACTGTAACGTTGAAACCAAAATAACTCTGAACAGCCCACACTTTTAACATTAAATTCCTGTTTCATTCACGTTGTGTGCCATTTTTAGGGACTAATGACGCAGTGTTGTTCACCTGAACATTTGCGGGGTGAAAGATACATCTGGAGGCTTTTGAGACGATTTGcgggaaaacaacaaaca
The Epinephelus moara isolate mb chromosome 13, YSFRI_EMoa_1.0, whole genome shotgun sequence genome window above contains:
- the cd79b gene encoding uncharacterized protein cd79b isoform X1 → MRWLLAGCCGLALISISVASDSAEIIIQKPRFYGVPVGRNLGIYCVYTFGIAQSVSVEWYKADKYDELEKKNKLTAENNKIRYTNTSVNQMAILQLHKVNIKDSGVYFCKMNNKWGPGTAVQVASHTFPLTGPLNEKEALHRTRMKDGLIILQGLVLAVCVAALLLRKQRLWEKRDSIYEEPETDHIYEGLAIETCGGGLYEELSVYAEAEVAEAPWE
- the cd79b gene encoding uncharacterized protein cd79b isoform X2 codes for the protein MRWLLAGCCGLALISISVASDSAEIIIQKPRFYGVPVGRNLGIYCVYTFGIAQSVSVEWYKADKYDELEKKNKLTAENNKIRYTNTSVNQMAILQLHKVNIKDSGVYFCKMNNKWGPGTAVQVARPLNEKEALHRTRMKDGLIILQGLVLAVCVAALLLRKQRLWEKRDSIYEEPETDHIYEGLAIETCGGGLYEELSVYAEAEVAEAPWE